A single window of Nicotiana sylvestris chromosome 5, ASM39365v2, whole genome shotgun sequence DNA harbors:
- the LOC104232651 gene encoding expansin-B5-like, giving the protein MASNFPQFIFVCIFIVFYSDFVVVCSSQLFNSSLGGSGFSSAVATWYGNATGAGSTGGACGLEDGVAKSPYNAMITAGNQVLFRYGFGYGACYQKKKLQKENRKCIAEMAKPRQGEKLRNLGRINISYKRVACKYKTNIMFKVDKGSNRFFFAVAIEAENGDGALSLVEIKTTNSNKWIPMQQMFGATWCVHINPNTQKPPFSLRLTSEYKHQIKANNIIPVGWQSRTIYKSNVNFPNKL; this is encoded by the exons ATGGCTTCTAATTTTCCTCAATTTATTtttgtttgcatttttattgttttttactcggattttgttgttgtttgttctaGCCAATTATTCAATAGTAGTTTAGGTGGTAGTGGTTTTTCATCAGCTGTAGCAACTTGGTATGGAAATGCTACTGGAGCTGGCAGTACTG GGGGAGCTTGCGGACTAGAAGATGGTGTAGCAAAATCTCCATACAATGCAATGATAACCGCGGGAAATCAAGTTCTTTTTCGATATGGCTTTGGATATGGTGCATGCTATCAG aaaaagaaattgcaaaaagaaaatagaaaatgcATAGCTGAAATGGCAAAACCTAGGCAAGGTGAAAAATTGCGTAACCTTGGAAGAATCAATATTTCCTATAAAAG GGTGGCGTGCAAATACAAGACAAATATTATGTTTAAGGTTGACAAAGGATCAAATCGTTTTTTCTTTGCAGTTGCAATTGAAGCTGAAAATGGAGATGGTGCACTTTCTTTAGTTgaaataaaaacaacaaattcAAATAAATGGATTCCAATGCAACAAATGTTTGGTGCAACTTGGTGTGTTCATATTAATCCAAACACACAAAAACCTCCATTTTCACTTAGGTTAACTTCAGAGTATAAGCATCAAATTAAAGCTAATAATATCATTCCTGTAGGTTGGCAATCAAGAACAATTTACAAATCAAATGTCAATTTTCCTAATAAACTATAG